From Enterobacter roggenkampii, a single genomic window includes:
- a CDS encoding GPW/gp25 family protein, protein MSEQLAQVYGRGWAFPPVFTIEGVAMAGGAEDIAQSMRILFCTLPGERIMRENFGCDLNQFLFSGITNSLLSDIEQQIQNSILRFEPRVQIINILFDTKNMSSGQLSIKVNYCLRGSDIQQQLTGRLDVVNGLGISL, encoded by the coding sequence ATGAGCGAACAACTAGCGCAGGTATATGGTCGTGGCTGGGCTTTCCCTCCCGTGTTCACTATCGAGGGTGTTGCTATGGCAGGCGGTGCCGAGGATATTGCTCAGAGCATGCGGATCCTGTTCTGCACCCTGCCTGGTGAAAGGATTATGCGGGAAAACTTCGGTTGTGATCTCAACCAGTTTCTGTTTTCTGGTATAACTAATAGCCTTCTGTCTGATATTGAGCAACAGATCCAGAACAGCATTTTGCGTTTTGAGCCGCGGGTTCAGATAATCAACATTTTATTTGACACAAAAAACATGTCTTCTGGTCAGTTGAGTATTAAGGTGAATTATTGCCTGCGTGGAAGTGATATACAGCAACAGCTTACAGGAAGACTGGATGTCGTGAATGGTCTGGGAATATCCTTATGA
- a CDS encoding contractile injection system tape measure protein has product MYYSSVSRLRIVLDLQSVSAERHAENCRRLFHHEIRRLLDRVLRKVTPAGLSIRLSAPLVVKLGDIPQNDFEHTLCHRLEREFEQVLRLHLVQTRDQWKWESTTDSRARLSQVLLSNNEFPDEWIKQQLTDGAEHWEPVVAGYALLPTGICLEHRLHPDTLTFLCRQWAPECSAFVSGSGGGLRLCALYYFMRHPDPPPLNRLHLQRVCKNGATGCAENGLAHHKPVNRCNHCFP; this is encoded by the coding sequence ATGTACTATAGTTCCGTAAGTCGTCTGCGGATCGTGCTTGACCTCCAGTCTGTGAGTGCCGAACGGCATGCCGAGAATTGCCGTCGGCTCTTCCACCATGAGATCCGCAGACTATTAGATCGGGTATTGAGAAAAGTTACGCCAGCAGGACTTTCCATCCGGCTGAGCGCTCCACTGGTTGTCAAACTGGGCGATATTCCCCAGAATGACTTTGAACATACTTTGTGCCATCGATTAGAGAGGGAATTCGAACAGGTACTGCGCTTACATCTTGTTCAGACACGTGACCAGTGGAAATGGGAGTCGACGACAGACTCGCGAGCGCGTCTGTCACAGGTGTTGTTAAGTAACAATGAATTTCCTGATGAGTGGATAAAACAGCAACTGACAGATGGGGCTGAACACTGGGAGCCTGTGGTTGCGGGCTATGCTCTTTTGCCGACGGGTATCTGTTTGGAGCATCGCTTGCACCCAGACACACTTACATTCCTGTGTCGTCAATGGGCGCCAGAATGTTCAGCGTTCGTAAGTGGTTCAGGAGGAGGCTTGAGGCTATGTGCTCTTTACTATTTCATGCGCCATCCCGACCCCCCCCCCCTGAACCGCCTTCATCTTCAGAGAGTATGCAAGAATGGTGCAACTGGATGCGCAGAGAATGGGCTGGCACATCACAAGCCCGTAAACAGATGCAATCATTGCTTTCCTTAA
- a CDS encoding contractile injection system tape measure protein, translated as MRREWAGTSQARKQMQSLLSLTKTPNLFKAPLRRWLRSLWLNEELTAHVRTDLPAEYATEWERQLIGLSDGDAAPEFGLSANSRLPEKASSIREIQFHTVRSIKKIERGDIANVVFGDGLSSASQHVNPTEVSNYRKDVWFPVVKEEHYPKAMRLMGNTKLDRGDIVGGDGLSPTGQLSINPTEVSNYRKDVWFPVVKEEHYPKAMRLMSNTKLDRVDIVGGDGLSPTGQLSLNSTAVSKYNEDVWFPGESLLQGECHLHMMGLDTGSDKSSEKTVNNDGCQQIDRSNAEIPIHGISGENTDAIARQIYKSLAPDCRKSSHAAEQVAGATYWHQINDAGLVLLWPFMPELFRQLGLLKNKRFINTYAQHQAALCLDWLSRGESEPLKLPTVSRRLCGLSGRDINEDIDLEEELRQKLSVWLADIPRAMPAKWQKLSSGDLRQWFLQRPGWCSPDPEHTTIYVQPAVFDVLFNDWSWPTELVALPWLERPLTIRWSQPL; from the coding sequence ATGCGCAGAGAATGGGCTGGCACATCACAAGCCCGTAAACAGATGCAATCATTGCTTTCCTTAACGAAGACTCCGAACTTGTTTAAAGCTCCGCTTCGCCGTTGGTTACGTTCCCTTTGGCTCAATGAAGAGCTAACGGCACATGTTAGAACGGATCTTCCTGCGGAGTACGCTACTGAGTGGGAACGGCAACTAATCGGGCTTTCTGATGGCGATGCGGCACCAGAGTTCGGTCTGTCCGCTAATTCGCGGTTGCCGGAAAAAGCCTCATCGATCAGAGAAATTCAATTTCACACTGTAAGGTCTATAAAAAAGATAGAGCGCGGTGATATTGCTAACGTAGTATTTGGCGACGGGTTGTCATCCGCTTCCCAGCACGTCAACCCCACAGAAGTATCCAATTACAGAAAAGATGTATGGTTTCCCGTCGTAAAGGAAGAACATTATCCTAAAGCAATGAGGCTGATGGGTAATACAAAGCTGGATCGTGGTGACATAGTAGGGGGAGACGGGTTGTCACCGACTGGCCAGCTGAGCATCAACCCCACAGAAGTATCCAATTACAGAAAAGATGTATGGTTTCCCGTCGTAAAGGAAGAACATTATCCTAAAGCAATGAGGCTGATGAGTAATACAAAGCTGGATCGTGTTGACATAGTAGGGGGAGACGGGTTGTCACCGACTGGCCAGCTGAGCCTCAACTCCACAGCAGTGTCCAAATACAATGAAGATGTATGGTTTCCCGGTGAGTCCTTATTGCAGGGAGAATGCCATCTTCACATGATGGGACTGGATACAGGATCGGATAAAAGTAGTGAGAAAACGGTGAATAACGATGGCTGCCAGCAAATTGACCGTTCAAATGCAGAGATACCCATTCATGGTATATCAGGCGAAAACACTGATGCTATTGCCAGACAAATTTACAAAAGTTTAGCCCCGGATTGTCGTAAGTCATCACACGCTGCAGAGCAGGTGGCAGGTGCGACTTACTGGCATCAAATAAACGATGCTGGTCTCGTGTTGCTCTGGCCATTCATGCCTGAGTTATTTCGCCAGCTTGGATTACTGAAGAATAAAAGATTTATTAACACGTACGCACAGCACCAGGCTGCCTTATGTCTGGATTGGTTGTCAAGGGGGGAGTCGGAGCCTCTGAAGTTACCGACAGTTAGTCGGCGGCTTTGTGGGTTATCTGGCAGGGATATAAATGAAGATATTGATCTTGAAGAAGAACTCAGACAGAAGCTCAGTGTCTGGTTAGCAGACATACCGCGAGCCATGCCTGCTAAATGGCAAAAATTGTCTTCTGGTGATCTTCGCCAGTGGTTTCTACAGCGACCGGGTTGGTGTTCTCCAGACCCAGAGCATACAACCATATATGTCCAGCCTGCAGTATTTGATGTGCTCTTTAATGACTGGTCGTGGCCAACTGAGTTAGTGGCGCTACCGTGGTTAGAGAGGCCACTTACAATTCGCTGGTCCCAGCCTCTATGA
- a CDS encoding ATP-binding protein: protein MDTSVTSFPIAVQEYADNHCYHILLKELARIDLCLQRYASQHREALESHVLTGFLLDDEEIRTCENQSPDKPHWMKETEARHVNKFFQETGSGDRLSLLIERFELTPFEADLLILGLLPHIDSRYFSLFAALQRRGQKSLPTFEFALEVLGKTSLRDADARLSLLPQSPLIKNQLITTEKSGERQGESWIQSLYQTATGVYQYLTGNRYSSPELERCTEWYPQDSCQALYTRPEVFTAIQVQGQASGDGIYPVLMLEGAIGSGRLGAIRGAASRLGYPVLYMDIKKLPNDPVRAHTTLREALREVRMHEAVFVIRHAEFEGEMQSISIHLAMHLPQPGMRIVVLCERQMGNIALPGVPQLIVPVTGLLRSEKEKLLVQLLDGEFCAEIDTSEFCRRFSFTPTTLPLILQEAKSYRALRNTADIVRTVDLNKAFRLHARKDFGKLAQRKEPKRTFDDLVASDELKIQLTEILIAAKHRDAVLEMGFASKVGYGTGVSALFCGHSGTGKTMAAEVIAGQLGVDLIKVDLSTVVNKYVGETEKNLSRIFDLAEADAGVLFFDEADALFGKRTAVSDSKDRHANIEVAYLLQRLENYPGLVILATNNRNHLDDAFTRRFTFITRFNFPDAELREEMWLRIWPKELNISEDIDFAMLARNYELTGANIRNIALMSAWKAKDEGVSGITGEHINLALRRELEKTGRLSIAI from the coding sequence ATGGATACATCTGTAACATCTTTTCCGATCGCCGTTCAGGAATATGCTGATAATCATTGTTATCATATCCTTCTAAAGGAGTTAGCACGGATTGATTTATGTTTACAGCGCTATGCCAGTCAGCATCGGGAGGCGCTGGAGTCCCATGTGTTGACGGGATTTTTGCTTGATGATGAGGAGATTAGGACTTGTGAAAATCAGTCACCTGATAAACCTCATTGGATGAAAGAGACAGAAGCCCGGCATGTAAATAAATTTTTTCAGGAGACCGGTTCAGGGGATAGGTTGTCACTTCTCATTGAACGGTTTGAATTAACACCATTTGAAGCCGACCTTTTGATACTGGGGTTGTTGCCACACATTGACAGTAGATATTTTTCACTCTTCGCAGCCTTGCAACGAAGAGGTCAAAAGAGTCTTCCCACTTTTGAATTTGCCCTTGAGGTACTGGGTAAAACGTCGTTGCGTGATGCAGATGCACGACTCAGCCTTTTACCGCAGTCACCACTAATAAAAAATCAGTTAATCACTACTGAAAAGAGTGGGGAGCGTCAGGGGGAAAGTTGGATTCAAAGTCTGTACCAGACTGCCACAGGAGTCTATCAGTATCTGACAGGAAATAGGTATTCTTCACCGGAATTAGAAAGGTGTACCGAGTGGTATCCTCAGGACAGCTGCCAGGCACTGTACACTCGCCCGGAAGTATTTACTGCCATACAGGTACAAGGGCAAGCAAGTGGAGACGGTATTTATCCTGTGTTGATGCTGGAAGGTGCGATCGGGAGTGGGCGGCTGGGTGCTATCAGGGGGGCTGCGAGCCGACTGGGCTATCCTGTTTTGTATATGGACATAAAAAAGTTGCCGAACGATCCCGTTCGTGCTCATACAACTCTGCGCGAAGCACTTCGCGAAGTACGCATGCATGAAGCTGTATTCGTCATTCGCCATGCTGAGTTTGAGGGGGAGATGCAATCAATTTCGATTCATTTGGCGATGCATCTGCCACAGCCAGGTATGCGTATCGTAGTACTATGCGAGAGGCAAATGGGGAATATAGCGCTGCCTGGAGTTCCACAGTTGATCGTCCCCGTGACAGGGCTTCTTCGATCCGAAAAAGAAAAGTTACTGGTACAGTTACTTGACGGAGAATTTTGTGCGGAAATTGATACTTCTGAGTTCTGCCGACGCTTTTCATTCACACCCACAACTTTACCCTTGATCTTGCAGGAAGCTAAAAGTTATCGAGCCTTACGAAATACAGCAGACATTGTTCGTACGGTCGATTTGAACAAGGCTTTCAGGCTCCATGCAAGGAAAGATTTTGGTAAGCTAGCTCAGCGCAAGGAGCCTAAACGTACCTTTGATGACCTGGTAGCATCAGATGAGTTGAAAATACAGCTTACAGAGATTTTGATAGCAGCAAAGCATCGTGATGCCGTTCTGGAAATGGGCTTCGCCTCCAAAGTTGGTTATGGAACGGGAGTGAGTGCCTTATTTTGTGGCCACTCCGGAACGGGGAAAACCATGGCGGCAGAGGTAATAGCAGGACAGCTGGGTGTCGACTTAATCAAAGTAGATCTTTCTACAGTGGTTAACAAATATGTGGGGGAAACCGAAAAGAATTTGTCAAGAATTTTCGACCTCGCGGAAGCTGATGCAGGAGTGCTTTTTTTTGACGAAGCTGATGCTTTGTTTGGAAAACGCACCGCGGTGAGCGATTCAAAGGATCGGCATGCCAACATTGAAGTTGCATATCTTCTACAGAGGCTTGAAAACTATCCTGGATTGGTTATCCTGGCAACTAATAATCGCAACCATCTGGATGATGCTTTTACCCGTAGATTCACGTTCATTACAAGGTTTAATTTCCCTGATGCTGAACTTCGGGAGGAAATGTGGTTGAGAATATGGCCAAAGGAATTAAACATATCTGAGGATATTGATTTTGCTATGTTGGCAAGAAATTATGAGTTGACCGGGGCAAACATTCGTAATATAGCCCTGATGTCAGCTTGGAAGGCGAAAGATGAAGGAGTGAGCGGCATCACTGGAGAGCATATAAATCTAGCTTTGCGACGTGAATTGGAAAAAACTGGACGTTTATCAATAGCAATATAA
- a CDS encoding Pvc16 family protein: protein MTISADISVLKVNEALLSALKEYVDDTVDIRFDLPEPNSPPIQPTVSIFLYDIHEDLVLKMGESRQYTGGQLKPSKVNVCCNYLIMYWDKAATEGSPDGGPLNQSAIVMNQVLNALINNRQLKNFPGAFTRVIPPKDELGSLGNFWQSLGNRPRLVLNYAVTIPVSLTNHNEIISPIVKNELSMKKK from the coding sequence ATGACTATTAGTGCAGACATATCCGTTCTTAAGGTTAATGAAGCATTATTAAGTGCACTTAAGGAATATGTTGATGATACTGTCGATATTCGGTTTGATCTTCCCGAACCGAATAGCCCTCCTATCCAGCCAACGGTTAGCATATTTTTGTATGATATTCATGAAGACTTAGTATTGAAAATGGGAGAGTCCCGGCAATATACTGGCGGCCAATTGAAACCATCCAAAGTTAATGTATGCTGTAATTATTTAATTATGTATTGGGATAAAGCAGCTACTGAAGGAAGTCCAGATGGTGGACCGTTAAACCAGTCAGCGATAGTAATGAATCAGGTATTAAATGCACTCATTAACAATCGTCAATTAAAAAATTTTCCCGGCGCATTTACTCGTGTTATACCACCAAAAGATGAGTTGGGTAGCCTTGGGAATTTTTGGCAGTCACTAGGAAATCGTCCCAGACTTGTACTTAATTATGCTGTGACGATCCCGGTATCTTTAACAAATCACAACGAGATTATATCTCCTATTGTGAAAAATGAACTTAGCATGAAGAAAAAATGA
- a CDS encoding lysozyme produces MKISQNGIYVIHYFESCKLQSYPDPGSLDGNPWTIGWGHTGPEVIPGLVWTQEQADKAFLNDLNKFEQGVNSLVTVPLTQGQFDALVSFSYNVGLDIDSDNVAEGLGDSTLLRKINLLDYKGASMEFHKWNKNNGKVMLGLTRRRVAEEALFNGMNGEQAIKQAQNIM; encoded by the coding sequence ATGAAAATTTCGCAGAACGGCATCTATGTAATCCATTATTTTGAGAGTTGTAAACTCCAGTCATATCCTGATCCTGGTAGTTTAGACGGTAATCCATGGACTATTGGATGGGGGCATACTGGTCCTGAAGTGATACCGGGACTGGTTTGGACACAAGAACAAGCAGATAAAGCTTTTCTGAACGATCTAAATAAGTTTGAACAAGGTGTTAACTCTCTTGTTACTGTTCCTTTAACTCAAGGGCAGTTTGATGCGTTGGTGAGCTTCTCATACAACGTTGGTTTGGATATAGACAGTGATAATGTTGCTGAAGGCTTAGGAGATTCAACCTTGCTAAGAAAGATTAACTTGTTAGACTACAAAGGTGCTTCAATGGAGTTTCATAAATGGAATAAAAACAATGGTAAAGTTATGTTGGGATTAACACGACGTCGTGTAGCTGAAGAGGCACTATTTAACGGTATGAATGGTGAGCAAGCAATTAAGCAAGCCCAAAACATTATGT